One window from the genome of Balaenoptera musculus isolate JJ_BM4_2016_0621 chromosome 3, mBalMus1.pri.v3, whole genome shotgun sequence encodes:
- the TUBB4A gene encoding tubulin beta-4A chain, translating into MREIVHLQAGQCGNQIGAKFWEVISDEHGIDPTGTYHGDSDLQLERINVYYNEATGGNYVPRAVLVDLEPGTMDSVRSGPFGQIFRPDNFVFGQSGAGNNWAKGHYTEGAELVDAVLDVVRKEAESCDCLQGFQLTHSLGGGTGSGMGTLLISKIREEFPDRIMNTFSVVPSPKVSDTVVEPYNATLSVHQLVENTDETYCIDNEALYDICFRTLKLTTPTYGDLNHLVSATMSGVTTCLRFPGQLNADLRKLAVNMVPFPRLHFFMPGFAPLTSRGSQQYRALTVPELTQQMFDAKNMMAACDPRHGRYLTVAAVFRGRMSMKEVDEQMLSVQSKNSSYFVEWIPNNVKTAVCDIPPRGLKMAATFIGNSTAIQELFKRISEQFTAMFRRKAFLHWYTGEGMDEMEFTEAESNMNDLVSEYQQYQDATAEEGEFEEEAEEEVA; encoded by the exons ATGCGGGAGATCGTGCACCTGCAGGCCGGCCAGTGCGGCAACCAGATCGGAGCCAAG TTTTGGGAGGTGATCAGTGATGAGCACGGCATCGATCCCACTGGCACATACCATGGGGATAGTGACCTGCAGCTGGAGAGAATCAACGTGTACTACAATGAGGCCACAG GAGGAAATTACGTCCCCAGAGCTGTGCTGGTGGACCTCGAGCCGGGCACCATGGACTCTGTCCGCTCAGGCCCCTTCGGCCAGATCTTTCGTCCTGACAACTTTGTGTTTG GCCAGTCTGGAGCCGGCAACAACTGGGCCAAGGGCCACTACACAGAGGGTGCCGAGCTGGTGGACGCGGTCCTGGACGTGGTCCGGAAGGAGGCGGAGAGCTGTGACTGCCTGCAAGGCTTCCAGCTGACCCACTCGCTGGGCGGGGGCACGGGGTCCGGGATGGGGACCCTCCTCATCAGCAAGATCCGCGAGGAGTTCCCGGACCGCATCATGAACACCTTCAGCGTGGTGCCGTCACCCAAGGTGTCGGACACGGTGGTGGAGCCCTACAACGCCACGCTGTCCGTGCACCAGCTGGTGGAGAACACAGACGAGACCTACTGCATCGACAACGAGGCGCTGTACGACATCTGCTTCCGCACCCTGAAACTGACCACGCCCACCTACGGGGACCTCAACCACCTGGTGTCGGCCACCATGAGCGGGGTCACCACGTGCCTGCGCTTCCCGGGCCAGCTCAACGCCGACCTGCGCAAGCTGGCCGTGAACATGGTGCCCTTCCCGCGCCTGCACTTCTTCATGCCCGGCTTCGCGCCGCTGACCAGCCGGGGCAGCCAGCAGTACCGGGCGCTGACGGTGCCCGAGCTCACCCAGCAGATGTTCGACGCCAAGAACATGATGGCGGCCTGTGACCCCCGCCACGGCCGCTACCTGACCGTGGCCGCCGTGTTCCGGGGCCGCATGTCTATGAAGGAGGTGGATGAGCAGATGCTGAGCGTTCAGAGCAAAAACAGCAGCTACTTCGTGGAGTGGATCCCCAACAACGTGAAGACGGCCGTGTGCGACATCCCGCCCCGTGGCCTGAAGATGGCCGCCACCTTCATCGGCAACAGCACGGCCATCCAGGAGCTGTTCAAGCGCATCTCGGAGCAGTTCACGGCCATGTTCCGGCGCAAGGCCTTCCTGCACTGGTACACGGGCGAGGGCATGGATGAGATGGAGTTCACCGAGGCCGAGAGCAACATGAACGACCTGGTGTCGGAGTACCAGCAGTACCAGGACGCCACGGCCGAGGAGGGGGAGTTTGAGGAGGAGGCCGAGGAGGAGGTGGCCTAG
- the DENND1C gene encoding DENN domain-containing protein 1C encodes MGSTAERGLPALFDWFFEAAYPPSLQEDPPILRQFPPDFRDQEAMQIVPKFCFPFDVEREPPSTAVQHFTFALTDLTGTRRFGFCRLRAGAHSCLCILSHLPWFEVFYKLLNTVGDLLAQDQVSEVDELLLHLLQQPLPGTQDSVGLELGSGVMISSAQGIPPPGPGKSMPLSCFVAPDSGRLPSIPENRNLTELVVAVTDDNIVALFAALLAERRVLLSSRKLSTLTSCVHASCALLYPMRWEHVLIPTLPPHLLDYCCAPMPYLIGVHASLAERVREKALEDVVMMNVDSNTLETPFDDVQALPPDVVSLLRLRLRKVALAPGEGVSRLFLKAQALLFGGYRDALVCSPGQPVTFSEEAFLAQKPGAPLQAFHRRAVHLQLFKQFIEGRLEKLNMGEGFSDLFEQEITCSGASSGTLRSYQLWADNLKKGGGALLHSVKAKTQPAVRNMYRSAKSGLKGVQSLLMYKDGDSGLQRGGSLRAPSLTSRSDCLQQRLPITQHFGQNRPLRPSRRLRQEERPSESLGEGTPSLSPEDAQEPLAEEALDGSFLGSGEELDLLSEILDSLSMRDTRNSSLRPSQSLDCCHRGDLDSCLSLPDIPGRSRWQADDEKPPGPQPLSLSVGLPPLHTPQPSDATSSSKHPTSQLPSEASPEIISPSQSSTASADPSSKGDPSSSLTEPQPLRLSSPHEATEDPTAQESPCSQLSTAPSPRESPQLLTPTKPNSDITWASQVLDSFSDPGSPESPRAQPSEVLLPERTHLQPHEEPGAPRPPMPPASNCEELQARSRPRVAELKKCFEG; translated from the exons ATGGGATCCACAGCTGA AAGGGGTCTCCCTGCCCTGTTTGATTGGTTCTTCGAAGCGGcctaccctccctccctgcaAGAGG ATCCCCCCATCCTGCGGCAGTTCCCCCCAGACTTCAGGGACCAG GAGGCTATGCAGATCGTGCCTAAATTCTGCTTCCCTTTTGATGTGGAAAG GGAGCCCCCCAGCACCGCCGTACAGCATTTCACCTTTGCCCTCACGGACCTGACCGGCACCCGCAGATTTGGTTTCTGCCGCCTCCGGGCTGGTGCCCACAGCTGTCTCTGCATCCTCAG CCACCTGCCTTGGTTTGAAGTGTTCTACAAACTGCTGAACACAGTGGGGGACCTCCTGGCACAGGATCAA GTCTCAGAGGTCGATGAACTTCTTCTACATCTGCTGCAGCAGCCCCTTCCCGGGACCCAGGACTCAGTGGGGCTGGAGCTG GGCAGCGGAGTGATGATCTCCAGTGCGCAAGGCATCCCGCCCCCTGGCCCCGGGAAGAGCATGCCG CTTTCCTGCTTCGTGGCCCCCGACTCCGGCCGCCTGCCATCCATTCCTGAGAAC aggAACCTAACGGAGCTGGTGGTGGCGGTGACCGACGACAACATCGTGGCGCTATTCGCTGCGCTCCTGGCAGAGCGAAGGGTCCTGCTCTCCTCCAGAAAGCTGAGCACC CTGACGTCGTGCGTCCACGCGTCCTGCGCTCTCCTGTACCCCATGCGCTGGGAGCACGTGCTGATTCCCACGCTGCCGCCGCATCTGCTGGACTACTGCtg CGCGCCCATGCCCTACCTCATCGGAGTGCACGCCAGTCTCGCCGAG AGAGTGCGGGAGAAAGCGCTGGAGGACGTCGTGATGATGAACGTGGACTCCAATACGTTGGAGACGCCCTTCGACGACGTGCAGGCACTGCCCCCAGATGTG GTGTCTCTGCTGAGGCTACGGCTAAGGAAGGTCGCACTGGCCCCCGGGGAAGGGGTGTCCCGTCTCTTCCTCAAAGCCCAGGCCCTGCTCTTCGGGGGGTACCGCGATGCGCTAGTCTGCAGCCCG GGCCAGCCTGTAACCTTCAGTGAAGAAGCCTTCCTGGCCCAGAAACCCGGGGCGCCGCTGCAGGCCTTCCACCGGCGGGCTGTGCACCTGCAGCTGTTCAAACAG TTCATCGAAGGCCGACTGGAGAAGCTGAACATGGGAGAAGGCTTCTCAGACCTCTTTGAGCAGGAGATCACCTGTAGCGGGGCCTCCTCAG ggACCCTTCGCTCCTACCAGCTCTGGGCAGACAACCTAAAG AAAGGTGGTGGTGCCCTCCTGCATTCCGTCAAGGCCAAGACCCAACCAGCCGTCAGAAACATGTACCGCTCG GCGAAGAGTGGCTTGAAGGGTGTGCAGAGCCTTCTGATGTACAAG GATGGGGACTCTGGCCTGCAGAGGGGGGGCTCCCTGAGGGCCCCTTCCCTCACCAGCCGCTCAGATTGCCTGCAGCAGCGCTTGCCTATCACCCAACACTTCGGACAG AACCGGCCCCTTCGCCCCAGCAGGAGACTCCGGCAGGAAGAGAGACCTTCTGAGTCCCTGGGGGAGGG GacaccctctctgagccctgaGGATGCCCAGGAACCGTTGGCAGAGGAAGCTCTGGATGGCAGCTTCCTTGGGTCCGGAGAAGAACTGGATTTGCTGAGCGAGATTCTGGATAGTCTGAGCATGAGAGACACCCGGAACAGCAGCCTGCGGCCAAGCCAGAGTTTGGACTGCTGCCACAGAGGGGACCTGGACAGCTGCCTCAGCCTG cccGACATACCAGGAAGATCAAGATGGCAAGCAGATGACGAGAAACCACCAGGGCCCCAGCCCCTGTCCCTTTCTGTCGGCCTGCCGCCTCTGCACACCCCACAGCCTTCAGATGCCACGAGCTCCTCGAAGCACCCCACTTCCCAGCTGCCCTCAGAGGCCAGCCCAGAAATCATTTCCCCGTCCCAGTCTTCGACAGCTTCTGCAGACCCAAGCAGCAAAGGGGACCCCAGCTCCTCTCTCACAGAGCCCCAGCCTCTacgcctctcctctccccacgaGGCAACCGAGGATCCCACAGCCCAGGAGAGCCCCTGCTCCCAGCTCTCCACAGCACCCAGCCCTCGAGAAAGCCCCCAACTTCTGACCCCCACAAAGCCCAACTCGGATATTACCTGGGCATCCCAAGTCCTTGATTCTTTCTCGGATCCCGGTTCCCCAGAGagccccagagcccagccttCGGAGGTCCTGCTCCCAGAGCGCACGCACCTCCAGCCCCACGAGGAGCCGGGAGCCCCCAGGCCCCCTATGCCTCCTGCTAGTAACTGCGAGGAGCTCCAGGCCAGGAGCCGGCCCAGGGTTGCTGAGCTTAAAAAGTGTTTTGAAGGTTAA